One region of Sebaldella sp. S0638 genomic DNA includes:
- a CDS encoding OmpA family protein produces MKKGMKNLSLLLGVAVASQVSSAVTVDLKPGVLGYRTITKDEFGEKPNSFEPGASIGLEIMSGKPEDGFRWGLGSEYQTELNGKRGYKAFSSVPVYAVSRIGIGHSSTGNAFYVPVRLGYQFNFEDRDTIKKAKDGFYYAAGIGKQFAPWFNAELLYEGSTYKLTDNNDKSHSGTESQVSLKLGFTFGAGEKRDYPILPAAKPVAPIVVTPEKPQPIGKTVDLTVSGAYFDFDKATIKENAKQEIVTAAQQIKTLNQKSNLTGVLDVAGHTDSKGAKEYNQKLSERRAAAVADVYTQVIGNGNGIRYNVAGYGEDRPVAPNTLPNGKDNPEGRARNRRVEVKFYPDNKIIRENNTNYELDVESQIK; encoded by the coding sequence ATGAAGAAAGGGATGAAAAATCTTTCGCTTCTTTTGGGAGTGGCTGTAGCATCACAAGTTTCAAGCGCTGTAACAGTGGATTTGAAACCTGGTGTATTAGGTTACAGAACAATAACAAAAGATGAATTTGGAGAAAAACCAAATAGTTTTGAACCTGGAGCAAGTATTGGTCTGGAAATTATGTCAGGAAAGCCTGAAGACGGTTTCAGATGGGGACTTGGATCTGAGTATCAGACTGAATTAAATGGAAAAAGAGGATATAAGGCGTTTTCGTCAGTACCGGTTTACGCGGTATCAAGAATAGGGATAGGGCATAGCTCTACAGGAAATGCATTTTATGTACCGGTTAGATTAGGGTACCAGTTTAACTTTGAAGACAGAGACACTATTAAGAAAGCTAAAGACGGATTTTACTATGCAGCAGGTATAGGTAAACAGTTCGCACCTTGGTTTAATGCTGAACTTCTATATGAAGGTTCTACATATAAATTAACAGATAATAATGATAAGAGCCACAGCGGAACTGAAAGTCAAGTATCGCTTAAATTAGGTTTCACTTTTGGAGCAGGGGAAAAGAGAGATTACCCTATACTTCCAGCAGCAAAACCAGTTGCACCAATAGTAGTAACACCTGAAAAACCGCAGCCAATCGGAAAAACTGTGGATTTAACAGTTTCAGGAGCATACTTTGATTTTGATAAAGCAACAATAAAAGAAAATGCTAAACAAGAAATAGTAACTGCTGCTCAGCAGATCAAAACATTGAATCAAAAGAGCAATTTAACAGGAGTGTTAGATGTAGCAGGACATACAGATTCTAAGGGAGCAAAAGAATACAACCAAAAGCTGTCTGAAAGAAGAGCAGCTGCAGTTGCCGATGTTTATACACAGGTAATTGGTAATGGAAACGGAATCAGATATAACGTAGCAGGATATGGTGAAGACAGACCAGTTGCACCAAATACACTGCCTAACGGTAAGGACAATCCTGAAGGAAGAGCAAGAAACAGAAGGGTTGAAGTTAAATTCTATCCTGATAACAAAATTATCAGAGAAAATAACACTAATTATGAGCTGGATGTAGAGTCACAAATTAAATAA
- a CDS encoding adhesion protein FadA: MKKIVLTGLFIAASLSFAATASDIERQAAAIDNQISVIEAKTAATLQAEQQRAETATDNVAKYSELLENVQDQIDVVSGERKVSFYEKEYQGVLASLTSLRNDLQKSITANQKVVDAYEEFSAIVGN, translated from the coding sequence ATGAAAAAGATAGTTTTAACTGGATTATTTATAGCAGCTTCATTATCATTTGCTGCAACAGCTTCTGACATTGAAAGACAGGCGGCTGCAATTGACAACCAAATTAGTGTAATAGAAGCTAAAACAGCTGCAACTTTGCAAGCTGAACAGCAAAGAGCTGAAACAGCTACTGATAACGTAGCTAAGTATTCTGAATTATTAGAAAATGTTCAGGATCAAATTGATGTAGTATCTGGAGAAAGAAAAGTAAGTTTTTATGAAAAAGAATACCAAGGTGTTCTTGCTTCTTTAACTTCTTTAAGAAATGATTTACAAAAATCTATAACTGCTAACCAAAAAGTTGTAGATGCTTATGAAGAGTTCAGTGCTATAGTAGGAAATTAA
- a CDS encoding NADH-dependent [FeFe] hydrogenase, group A6 produces MSQKLVNVIVDDIKVQVPEGTTILAAAKSAGVNIPTLCYLNLADFGCVNKTASCRVCVVEVEGRRNLAPSCATPVNEGMTVKTNTIKALNSRKIVLELLLSDHPKDCLVCQKSGECELQDLAHEFGIKEIAYEGKESTYRKDISKSIIRDMDKCIMCRRCETMCNEVQTVGALSGVNRGFDAVVAPAMEMDLNDSVCTYCGQCVAVCPTGALVERDATWDVLSALADPTKTVIVQTAPAVRVALGEEFGYDPGTSVTGKMVGALRKLGFDRVFDTDFAADLTIMEEASEFLDRLKRHLAGDTSVKLPILTSCCPAWVKFFEHNFNDLLDIPSTAKSPMQMFSAVAKNVFAKELNVDRKDLIVVSVMPCLAKKYEAGREEFSKDGDFDTDIVLSTRELARLIKQANINFNILKDEEFDNPLGESTGAGVIFGRTGGVIEAALRTAADWYTGKSLDNIDYEAVRGFEGVRSADVKVGDLDLKIGIAHGLGEARKLLEEVRAGKSMYHAIEIMACKGGCIGGGGQPYHHGNTSILRKRTDAIRVEDESKAIRKSHENPYIKKLYNEYFKEPMSHQAHELLHTKYFKKHKI; encoded by the coding sequence ATGAGTCAAAAACTTGTGAATGTAATAGTTGATGATATAAAAGTACAAGTTCCTGAAGGAACAACGATACTAGCTGCTGCAAAAAGTGCAGGAGTAAACATTCCAACATTATGCTATCTAAATCTGGCAGATTTTGGATGTGTAAACAAAACAGCTTCGTGCAGAGTCTGCGTTGTTGAAGTAGAGGGAAGAAGAAACCTGGCACCTTCTTGTGCGACACCTGTTAACGAAGGAATGACAGTAAAAACAAATACAATAAAAGCACTAAATTCAAGAAAAATAGTATTAGAATTACTATTATCTGATCACCCGAAAGATTGTCTGGTTTGTCAGAAATCAGGAGAATGCGAACTTCAGGATCTGGCACATGAATTCGGGATAAAAGAAATAGCATATGAAGGAAAAGAATCTACATACAGAAAAGATATATCTAAGTCAATAATCAGAGATATGGACAAATGTATAATGTGCAGAAGATGTGAAACTATGTGTAACGAAGTTCAGACAGTAGGAGCTCTTTCAGGAGTAAACAGAGGTTTTGATGCAGTTGTAGCACCTGCTATGGAAATGGACTTAAATGATTCAGTATGTACATACTGCGGACAATGTGTTGCTGTGTGTCCTACAGGAGCATTAGTAGAAAGAGATGCTACATGGGATGTATTATCAGCCCTTGCAGATCCTACAAAAACAGTTATTGTACAAACGGCACCAGCAGTAAGGGTAGCACTTGGAGAAGAATTCGGATATGATCCGGGAACTTCTGTAACTGGAAAAATGGTTGGAGCCCTTAGAAAATTAGGTTTTGACAGAGTTTTTGATACTGACTTTGCAGCTGATCTGACAATTATGGAAGAAGCATCTGAATTCTTAGACAGATTAAAGAGACACCTTGCTGGTGATACTAGTGTAAAATTACCTATTCTGACATCTTGCTGTCCGGCATGGGTAAAATTCTTCGAGCATAACTTTAACGACTTATTAGATATACCGTCGACAGCTAAGTCGCCGATGCAGATGTTTAGTGCCGTGGCTAAAAATGTATTTGCCAAGGAATTAAACGTGGACAGAAAAGATCTGATAGTAGTTTCTGTAATGCCTTGTCTTGCTAAAAAATATGAGGCAGGAAGAGAAGAATTCTCTAAAGACGGAGATTTTGATACAGATATAGTTCTTTCTACAAGAGAACTTGCAAGATTAATAAAGCAGGCTAATATAAATTTCAATATCCTGAAAGACGAAGAATTTGACAATCCACTTGGAGAATCAACTGGAGCAGGGGTAATTTTCGGAAGAACAGGAGGAGTTATAGAAGCTGCTCTTAGAACTGCTGCTGACTGGTATACAGGAAAGAGTCTGGATAATATAGATTATGAAGCTGTAAGAGGTTTTGAAGGTGTAAGAAGTGCTGATGTAAAAGTAGGAGATCTTGATCTGAAAATAGGAATAGCACATGGTCTTGGAGAAGCAAGAAAACTTCTTGAAGAAGTAAGAGCAGGAAAATCTATGTATCACGCAATAGAAATAATGGCATGTAAAGGTGGATGTATCGGTGGTGGAGGACAGCCTTACCATCATGGAAACACTTCTATACTGAGAAAGAGAACTGATGCAATCAGAGTGGAAGATGAATCTAAAGCAATAAGAAAATCACACGAAAATCCATATATTAAAAAATTATATAATGAATATTTCAAAGAGCCGATGAGTCATCAGGCACATGAGCTTTTACACACTAAGTATTTCAAAAAACATAAAATTTAA
- a CDS encoding adhesion protein FadA — MKKIGIILMISSVVASAAAKTTTTKTTAPTATMTFEQRYDAISNQLDALRAKDDQRFQLEQQKADNAQAELDKQIEMRDELQAKYDEAAQLAKISYYKPTYGPVANQYKDLLGKLDGSIKENQKIIDNFEKLSAARDAYAQ; from the coding sequence ATGAAAAAGATAGGAATTATATTAATGATATCTTCAGTAGTAGCATCAGCAGCTGCTAAAACAACAACAACTAAAACTACAGCACCTACAGCAACAATGACATTTGAACAAAGATACGACGCGATCTCTAATCAATTAGACGCATTAAGAGCAAAGGATGACCAAAGATTTCAGTTAGAGCAACAAAAAGCTGATAATGCACAGGCTGAATTAGATAAGCAAATAGAAATGAGAGATGAATTACAAGCTAAATATGACGAAGCAGCTCAATTAGCTAAAATCTCTTACTACAAGCCAACTTACGGGCCAGTAGCTAACCAGTATAAAGATCTTTTAGGAAAACTTGATGGTTCAATAAAAGAAAACCAAAAAATTATAGACAATTTTGAAAAATTAAGCGCAGCTAGAGACGCTTACGCTCAATAA